The window GTCCTCCAGTCGGCGGTCGTCGCGGCCAAGGATCACGCCGCCGACGTCATCGGGGACGTCGACGTCGAGTACACCGCCGTCGCGAGCATCGCCGACGACGGGGCGGCGAGAACAATCGTCGAGACGGCCGTGCAGAACGACTGCGACCACGTCTTCCTCGCCGGACGGAAACGCTCGCCGACCGGGAAGGTACTCTTTGGCGACGTCGCCCAGTCCGTGTTACTCAACTTCGAGGGCCGAGTGACTGTCGAACTGTCGTGACCGAGGTCACAAGATGACCGGCTATTCGTCCGGTCAGTCCAACCAATCCAATCAGTCCGACCAATCCGACCGACCCTCACCGTCGGCGATCTCGTCGACGATTTCCGTTCGATGGGCCTCGAGCGCGGCGACGAGCTCGTCGTCCACGGTTCGCTCTCGAGCATCGGCTGGGTCGAAGGCGGTGCCGAGACCGTCGTCGACGCGCTGTGCGCGGCCGTCGGCGACACCAGAACCGTCGTCGTCCCGACGTTCACTCCCTTCGTCGTCCGCGAGGAACCGTTCGACAGCGCGGAAACCCGCTCTCGAACCGGTGCGATAACCGAAGCGCTGCGGACGCGCGAGCACGCCGTCCGGAGCGATCATCCAACGCACTTCGTCTCGGCTCTCGGCCCGGCTGCTGAACCGCTGACGGACGGCCACGCACTCGAGCGTTCGCTGGGCCGCGATAGCCCGCTGGATCGCCTCGCTCGCCGCGGCGGGAAGATCCTCCTGCTGGGTGTCGGTCACGAACGCAATTCGACGATTCACATGGCCGAAGCGCTCGCCGACCTGCCGTACAAGACGGGCACCAACGAGGTGCTGATTCGTGGCGCGGACGACGCTATCAGAACGGTCGAGGCGGCGACGGTCGGCTGTGGGAAGGGGTTCTCGGCTTTCGAACCGGTTCTCGAGGAGGTGGGGCTCCTCACACGCGGTCGTATCGGTGAGGCCGACGCACAGGTACTTCCAGGAAAGGGGCTGCTCGAGGAACGTCCCGCGTTCGCACTGTGTGACGAGTCGGACTGTTGGTGGTGTCCTGAAGCGAAGCAAATGGTGTGAGCGCCACGCCAGCGAGATTGATTGGGCAGGTCGCTCGAAGGAACAGAGGGAACGATTCGGTCTGGAAGCCGGTGGAAACACGTACTCGTGCCACCGGTCGGAACCTCCTCAGGAGAGGTTGCGAACCGTCACGTCGCTCTCGTCGTCGGCGACGATCGCCTCGCCGGTGACGTCGATCGACGGATTGTTCACCATACCGGTGGCGTTCTGGAAGCTGATACCGTCCCGATCCGCGCCGGACTGGGTGACGCGGAGGTTGTTGACGGTCGCGTCACAGTTGCCGAGCAGGAGCGCCGATCCGGTACCGGCGTCGCCGGCAACGTGAACGTTGTTGAGCCTGACCTCGTCCCCGCCCTGGAGGTACCGGACGGCGTGTCGACCGTCGCGGTTGAGTTCGAACCGGCTGTTGACGACCTCGAGGGAGCCGTGGTGGCTCGCCTCCTCGAGGATCCCCTCCCCGTTGGGGTGGTCGTGGACGACGTCGATGTTCTCGTAGGTGCCGTCGAAACTGTGCCAGATCCAGCCAGCACGGCTGGTGATGGCCCCCCACGGCGTCGCAGGGATCTCCCCCTCCTCGGTGACGACGGTGCAGTCTTTCGCGTAACTGCCAGGCGACCCGAGACGGATCGCCGTGATGTTGTTGTTCTCGAAGTGGCAGTTCTCGACACGAACGGATCCTTCCTGACCGTTGTGCTGGCCGGGCGGTGAGGCGTAGATCGCGTTGTCCGAGAAGTTGGAAAACTCACAACTCTGAAAGAGTAGATCGCCAGCGTGGTGGAAGGTAACCCAGCAACCGCCCTTGCGGCTGAACGGCTGGACTCCGTCCGGAGCGCGGACGTTCTCAATGACGCCAGTTCCGTCCCGGCCGAATACGCCGGGTCCGACGCAGAACGGGTCGTCCAGTATGACGCTCGGGTCGTACTCCGGATCTTGCCAGTGGGGAGTTTCTACGTAGTCGCCCGTCACTTTCCCGTCGAAGTGAATGTCCTTGATGACTAACTGGTCGGATCCCTGTACGGTTATCCCAGATGAAGTGTCATCGACGGTCTGATCGACGGTGAAGT of the Natronosalvus vescus genome contains:
- a CDS encoding AAC(3) family N-acetyltransferase, which encodes MGLERGDELVVHGSLSSIGWVEGGAETVVDALCAAVGDTRTVVVPTFTPFVVREEPFDSAETRSRTGAITEALRTREHAVRSDHPTHFVSALGPAAEPLTDGHALERSLGRDSPLDRLARRGGKILLLGVGHERNSTIHMAEALADLPYKTGTNEVLIRGADDAIRTVEAATVGCGKGFSAFEPVLEEVGLLTRGRIGEADAQVLPGKGLLEERPAFALCDESDCWWCPEAKQMV
- a CDS encoding universal stress protein, yielding MERALIVHEESHSTEPLLREAATLAAGVDAELVILSLVTPEELDQDLETLETIADIEHTDYGADTVLQSAVVAAKDHAADVIGDVDVEYTAVASIADDGAARTIVETAVQNDCDHVFLAGRKRSPTGKVLFGDVAQSVLLNFEGRVTVELS